In a genomic window of Micromonospora cremea:
- the metG gene encoding methionine--tRNA ligase, with translation MSHVLAAVAWPYANGPRHIGHVSGFGVPSDVFARYMRMAGHDVLMVSGTDEHGTPIQVQADADGVTPRELADRYNRVIVEDLHGLGLSYDLFTRTTTRNHYAVVQELFEGMYRNGYIVPKTTMGAISPSTGRTLPDRYIEGTCPICGYDSARGDQCDNCGNQLDPIDLIDPKSRINGETPKFVETEHFFLDLPALADVLRQWLDTREGWRPNVLRFSRNLLDDLQPRAITRDLEWGVPIPLDGWRDRPDKRIYVWFDAVIGYLSASIEWARRTGDPEAWRKWWSADGEGKDARSYYFMGKDNIVFHSVIWPALLSGYSGEGSRDGEPGELGQLNLPTEVVSSEYLTMEGRKFSSSRKVVIYVRDFLERYDADALRYFIAAAGPESNDTDFTWAEFLRRNNDELVAGWGNLVNRSVSMAAKNFGAIPPVDPAGLTEADEALLAVARAGFTTVGDLIGRHRQKQAIGEAMKVVAEANRYLSEQAPWKLKDEADKPRQGTILHVALQVVSDANTLLTPFLPHSAQQVHELLGGTGVHAPMPVIEQVDDLDGGPAYPVLTGDYTVGARWESVPLEAGRPLAAPKPVFRKLDPSIVDEELARLAG, from the coding sequence ATGAGTCACGTTCTCGCGGCAGTGGCCTGGCCGTACGCCAACGGCCCCCGCCACATCGGCCACGTCTCCGGTTTCGGCGTTCCCTCCGACGTCTTCGCCCGGTACATGCGGATGGCCGGCCACGACGTGCTCATGGTCTCGGGCACGGACGAGCACGGCACCCCCATCCAGGTGCAGGCCGACGCCGACGGGGTCACCCCGCGCGAGCTGGCCGACCGGTACAACAGGGTGATCGTCGAGGACCTGCACGGCCTGGGGCTCTCCTACGACCTGTTCACCCGCACCACCACCCGCAACCACTACGCGGTGGTGCAGGAGCTGTTCGAGGGGATGTACCGCAACGGCTACATCGTGCCGAAGACGACCATGGGTGCGATCTCCCCGTCCACCGGGCGCACCCTGCCCGACCGGTACATCGAGGGCACCTGCCCGATCTGCGGGTACGACAGCGCCCGCGGCGACCAGTGCGACAACTGCGGCAACCAGCTCGACCCGATCGACCTGATCGACCCGAAGTCGCGGATCAACGGGGAGACCCCGAAGTTCGTCGAGACCGAGCACTTCTTCCTGGACCTGCCCGCCCTGGCCGACGTTCTGCGACAGTGGCTGGACACCCGGGAGGGGTGGCGGCCCAACGTGCTGCGGTTCTCCCGCAACCTGCTCGACGACCTCCAGCCGCGGGCGATCACCCGGGACCTGGAGTGGGGCGTACCGATCCCGCTGGACGGCTGGCGGGACCGGCCGGACAAGCGGATCTACGTCTGGTTCGACGCGGTGATCGGCTACCTGTCCGCCTCGATCGAGTGGGCCCGCCGCACCGGCGACCCCGAGGCGTGGCGGAAGTGGTGGTCCGCCGACGGGGAGGGCAAGGACGCCCGGTCCTACTACTTCATGGGCAAGGACAACATCGTCTTCCACTCGGTGATCTGGCCGGCGCTGCTCTCCGGATACTCCGGCGAAGGCTCCCGCGACGGTGAGCCGGGCGAGCTGGGCCAGCTCAACCTGCCCACCGAGGTGGTCTCCAGCGAGTACCTGACCATGGAGGGGCGCAAGTTCTCCTCGTCCCGCAAGGTGGTCATCTACGTCCGGGACTTCCTGGAGCGCTACGACGCCGACGCGCTGCGCTACTTCATCGCCGCCGCCGGCCCGGAGAGCAACGACACCGACTTCACCTGGGCGGAGTTCCTCCGCCGCAACAACGACGAGCTGGTCGCCGGCTGGGGAAACCTGGTCAACCGGTCCGTCTCGATGGCGGCGAAGAACTTCGGCGCCATCCCGCCGGTCGACCCGGCCGGGCTCACCGAGGCCGACGAGGCACTGCTCGCGGTGGCCCGTGCCGGCTTCACCACGGTCGGCGACCTCATCGGCCGGCACCGGCAGAAGCAGGCGATCGGCGAGGCCATGAAGGTGGTCGCCGAGGCCAACCGGTACCTCTCCGAGCAGGCGCCGTGGAAGCTCAAGGACGAGGCCGACAAGCCCCGTCAGGGCACCATCCTGCACGTCGCCCTCCAGGTGGTCAGCGACGCCAACACGCTGCTCACCCCGTTCCTGCCGCACTCCGCGCAGCAGGTGCACGAGCTGCTCGGCGGCACCGGCGTGCACGCGCCGATGCCGGTCATCGAGCAGGTCGACGACCTGGACGGCGGGCCGGCCTACCCGGTGCTGACCGGGGACTACACGGTCGGCGCGCGCTGGGAGTCGGTGCCGCTGGAGGCCGGCCGGCCACTGGCCGCGCCGAAGCCGGTGTTCCGCAAGCTCGACCCGTCGATCGTCGACGAGGAGCTGGCCCGGCTGGCCGGCTGA
- a CDS encoding 4-(cytidine 5'-diphospho)-2-C-methyl-D-erythritol kinase: MTEAWRPDGEDERRGASGPVKVRVPAKVNLHLGVGPLRRDGYHELNTVYHAISIYDELTARRGDTLALTMEGEGTGELALDETNLVIRAAHALAGYAGVLPHARLHLRKQIPLAGGLAGGSADAAATLVACDALWGTGLSRDELAGIAADLGSDVPFLIYGGTALGTGRGEAVSPVLARPTSWHWVVAIADGGLSTPAAYRELDRLRAAGTAGAPLGSTDALLGALRQRDPRVLARTLGNDLQDAALAMRPALADTLKAGEAAGALAGIVSGSGPTCVFLATDAAHAGRIAAELTTGGVCREARVAHGPVAGARVG; this comes from the coding sequence GTGACCGAGGCCTGGCGACCGGACGGCGAGGACGAGCGGCGCGGGGCCAGCGGGCCGGTGAAGGTCCGCGTGCCCGCCAAGGTCAACCTTCACCTCGGGGTGGGCCCGCTGCGCCGCGACGGCTATCACGAGCTGAACACCGTCTATCACGCGATCTCCATCTACGACGAGCTGACCGCCCGCCGGGGCGACACGCTCGCCCTGACCATGGAGGGCGAGGGCACCGGCGAGCTGGCGTTGGACGAGACCAACCTGGTGATCCGCGCCGCGCACGCCCTGGCGGGGTACGCCGGGGTGCTGCCGCACGCCCGGCTGCACCTGCGCAAGCAGATCCCGCTCGCCGGTGGGCTGGCCGGCGGCAGCGCCGACGCGGCCGCCACGCTGGTGGCCTGCGACGCGCTGTGGGGCACCGGGCTGTCCCGCGACGAGCTGGCCGGGATCGCCGCCGACCTTGGCTCCGACGTGCCGTTCCTGATCTACGGTGGCACCGCGCTGGGCACCGGCCGGGGTGAGGCGGTCAGCCCCGTGCTGGCCCGCCCCACCTCCTGGCACTGGGTCGTGGCCATCGCCGACGGGGGCCTGTCCACGCCGGCCGCCTACCGGGAGTTGGACCGGCTCCGCGCCGCCGGCACCGCCGGCGCGCCGCTGGGCAGCACCGACGCGCTGCTGGGCGCGCTGCGCCAGCGCGACCCACGGGTGCTCGCCCGCACGCTCGGCAATGATCTCCAGGACGCCGCGCTGGCGATGCGCCCGGCGCTGGCCGACACCCTCAAGGCCGGCGAGGCGGCCGGGGCGCTCGCCGGCATCGTCTCCGGCTCCGGCCCGACCTGTGTCTTCCTCGCCACCGACGCGGCCCACGCCGGGCGGATCGCCGCCGAGCTGACCACCGGGGGTGTGTGCCGGGAGGCCCGGGTCGCGCACGGCCCGGTCGCCGGCGCCCGCGTCGGCTGA
- the rsmA gene encoding 16S rRNA (adenine(1518)-N(6)/adenine(1519)-N(6))-dimethyltransferase RsmA, with amino-acid sequence MTGLLGPAEIRELAARLGVAPTKKLGQNFVHDPNTVRRIVTAAGLTPDDVALEVGPGLGSLTLGLLPVAGHVHAVEIDPVLAGALPETAARHAPTDAGRLTVHRADALRIDAAELADPPPTALVANLPYNVAVPVVLHLLAELPSLRKGLVMVQKEVADRLVAGPGSKVYGIPSVKLAWYAEARGAGRVPPNVFWPVPNVDSGLVAFTRREPPRADVPRKRVFAVVDAAFAQRRKTLRAALAGWAGGADRAAAALTAAGVDPGARGESLTVEQFAAIAASAPTPAPAAQ; translated from the coding sequence ATGACCGGTCTCCTCGGCCCGGCGGAGATCCGGGAACTCGCCGCCCGGTTGGGCGTCGCGCCCACCAAGAAGCTGGGCCAGAACTTCGTGCACGACCCCAACACCGTGCGCCGGATCGTCACCGCCGCCGGCCTGACCCCTGACGACGTGGCCCTGGAGGTCGGCCCGGGGCTCGGCTCGCTCACTCTCGGGCTGCTGCCGGTCGCCGGGCACGTGCACGCCGTGGAGATCGACCCGGTGCTCGCCGGCGCTCTGCCGGAGACCGCCGCCCGGCACGCCCCCACGGACGCCGGCCGGCTCACCGTGCACCGCGCCGACGCGCTGCGCATCGACGCCGCCGAGCTTGCCGACCCGCCGCCGACCGCGCTGGTGGCGAACCTGCCCTACAACGTGGCCGTGCCCGTGGTGCTGCACCTGCTCGCCGAGCTGCCCAGTCTGCGGAAGGGCCTGGTGATGGTGCAGAAGGAGGTCGCCGACCGGCTGGTCGCCGGTCCCGGCTCCAAGGTGTACGGCATCCCGTCGGTCAAGCTCGCCTGGTACGCCGAGGCCCGGGGCGCCGGCCGGGTGCCGCCGAACGTCTTCTGGCCGGTGCCCAACGTCGACTCCGGCCTGGTCGCCTTCACCCGCCGCGAACCACCCCGAGCCGACGTACCCCGGAAACGGGTTTTCGCCGTGGTGGACGCGGCGTTCGCGCAGCGCCGAAAGACCCTGCGCGCCGCGCTGGCGGGCTGGGCCGGCGGCGCGGACCGGGCGGCCGCCGCGCTCACCGCGGCCGGCGTCGACCCCGGCGCCCGGGGGGAGTCGCTCACCGTCGAGCAGTTCGCCGCCATCGCCGCGTCGGCTCCGACCCCGGCGCCGGCCGCCCAGTAG
- a CDS encoding dolichyl-phosphate-mannose--protein mannosyltransferase — protein MVDVTSDQSPDQEAAAPSAGGSGVSGVVRRRFATVDTRLDRFSWLATAVVVAIAAILRFVGLSSPKGKIFDETYYAKDAYGLISRGVEWNYKDNAPSYVVHPPLGKWLIGLGEWAFGYQDADSKVSVPGHLITTAPEFGWRFSAAVVGTLSVLLLVRIGRRLFRSTVLGCAAGLLLALDGFHLVLSRAALLDIFLLFFVLAAFGALVLDRDARRRRWARVLDDGLDPSLPGRAGRPPTGWRTWPWWRLAAGVLLGCACAVKWSALYFVPAFALLVLLWEVGVRRSAGVRRPWRDTLLDELPWLVLAGVLMVGTYLATWSGWLLSDDGYYRLASSYPSAPLSDAPVIGPLINLFEYHRAAYGFHTGLDDAHKYQSWPWQWLLLGRPVAFHWSGEGACGAPTCASEILLLGTPLLWWSFLPALVALVWLGVARRDWRAGALLLSVAAGLLPWFAFALEGRTMFSFYAAPALPFLVLAVVYVLGALIAPAGGDVGEVAPLVPGDPGYERRLVGSVVAGAYVLLVALCFAYFYPIFVGRLMPYSDWLARMWLDGRWI, from the coding sequence ATGGTCGACGTGACGAGCGACCAGAGCCCCGACCAGGAGGCCGCGGCGCCCAGCGCCGGCGGCAGCGGGGTGTCCGGCGTGGTCCGCCGACGGTTCGCCACCGTCGACACCCGGTTGGACCGCTTCTCGTGGCTGGCCACCGCCGTGGTGGTGGCCATCGCGGCGATCCTGCGCTTCGTCGGCCTGTCCAGCCCCAAGGGCAAGATCTTCGACGAGACGTACTACGCCAAGGACGCCTACGGGCTGATCAGCCGTGGCGTCGAGTGGAACTACAAGGACAACGCCCCGTCGTACGTGGTGCACCCGCCGCTGGGCAAGTGGCTGATCGGCCTCGGCGAGTGGGCCTTCGGCTATCAGGACGCGGATTCCAAGGTCTCCGTCCCCGGGCACCTGATCACCACCGCCCCGGAGTTCGGCTGGCGGTTCTCGGCGGCCGTGGTCGGCACGCTGTCGGTGCTGCTCCTGGTCCGCATCGGCCGGCGGCTGTTCCGCTCGACGGTGCTGGGGTGCGCGGCCGGCCTGCTGCTCGCCCTGGACGGCTTCCACCTGGTGCTGTCCCGCGCGGCGCTGCTCGACATCTTCCTGCTCTTCTTCGTGCTGGCCGCGTTCGGCGCGCTGGTGCTCGACCGCGACGCACGCCGCCGGCGCTGGGCGCGGGTGCTGGACGACGGGCTCGACCCGTCGCTGCCCGGCCGCGCCGGCCGACCGCCGACCGGCTGGCGCACCTGGCCGTGGTGGCGGCTCGCCGCCGGGGTGCTGCTCGGCTGCGCCTGCGCGGTGAAGTGGAGCGCGCTCTACTTCGTGCCGGCCTTCGCGCTGCTGGTGCTCCTCTGGGAGGTCGGCGTCCGCCGTTCGGCGGGGGTCCGCCGACCCTGGCGGGACACCCTGCTCGACGAGCTGCCCTGGCTGGTGCTGGCCGGCGTGCTGATGGTCGGCACCTACCTCGCCACCTGGTCGGGCTGGCTGCTCAGCGACGACGGCTACTACCGGCTCGCGTCGTCCTATCCGAGCGCCCCGCTCAGTGACGCCCCGGTGATCGGCCCGCTGATCAACCTCTTCGAGTACCACCGGGCGGCTTACGGCTTCCACACCGGGTTGGACGACGCGCACAAGTACCAGTCGTGGCCATGGCAGTGGCTTCTGCTCGGCCGTCCGGTGGCGTTCCACTGGTCCGGCGAGGGCGCCTGCGGCGCGCCGACCTGCGCCTCCGAGATCCTGCTGCTCGGCACGCCGCTGCTCTGGTGGTCGTTCCTGCCGGCCCTGGTGGCGCTGGTCTGGCTGGGTGTGGCTCGCCGCGATTGGCGGGCCGGCGCGCTCCTGCTCAGCGTGGCGGCCGGGCTGCTGCCCTGGTTCGCGTTCGCCCTCGAAGGCCGGACGATGTTCTCGTTCTACGCCGCACCCGCGCTGCCCTTCCTGGTGCTGGCTGTCGTCTACGTGCTGGGTGCGCTGATCGCCCCGGCCGGGGGTGACGTCGGCGAGGTGGCGCCACTGGTGCCCGGGGACCCGGGCTACGAACGCCGGTTGGTGGGCAGCGTTGTGGCCGGTGCGTACGTGCTGCTGGTGGCGCTCTGCTTCGCGTACTTCTATCCGATCTTCGTGGGCCGTCTGATGCCGTACTCGGACTGGCTGGCCCGGATGTGGCTGGACGGGCGCTGGATATAA
- a CDS encoding VWA domain-containing protein, with amino-acid sequence MINFRRSAAVLLGLLATTALTGPVPAAADDEPVAEPPRVELVLDVSGSMRAADIDGRSRISVAQQAFNEVVDALPAETQLGIRVLGATYRGKDKKVGCQDTQQIVPVGPVDRARAKAAVATLRPTGFTPVGLALRSAAQDLGTGATTRRIVLITDGEDTCAPPDPCEVARELAAQGTSLVVDTLGLAPDEKVRRQLLCIAGATGGTYTAAQSAEELTDRIKQLVERAGDTHTLAPTVVGGANACDSAPLLAPGVYADREAFSEHRYYRVPVRPGQELRASVSMALDRPVNRDYGVLLRATAADGRELVRGADAGSGRADVLSAGLRWSASADDEDAVEAEETATAVIEPTTVCLVVSNSFAPRPGTAATPGMPVELTVDVVAAAPAPDGPDLGRGWALLALLTVAGLLTGLLAGLLTRWWVATWRTN; translated from the coding sequence GTGATCAACTTCAGACGATCGGCGGCCGTCCTTCTCGGACTGCTGGCGACCACCGCGCTGACCGGGCCGGTCCCGGCGGCGGCCGACGACGAGCCGGTGGCCGAGCCGCCCCGGGTCGAGCTGGTGCTCGACGTCAGCGGCTCGATGCGGGCCGCGGACATCGACGGACGTAGCCGAATCTCGGTCGCTCAGCAGGCGTTCAACGAGGTGGTGGACGCGCTGCCCGCGGAAACCCAGCTCGGCATCCGGGTGCTCGGCGCGACCTACCGGGGCAAGGACAAGAAGGTCGGCTGCCAGGACACCCAGCAGATCGTGCCCGTCGGGCCGGTGGACCGGGCCCGGGCCAAGGCGGCGGTGGCGACGCTGCGACCGACCGGGTTCACGCCGGTCGGCCTCGCGCTGCGCTCCGCCGCGCAGGATTTGGGCACCGGCGCCACCACCCGACGGATCGTGCTGATCACCGACGGGGAGGACACCTGCGCCCCGCCGGACCCGTGCGAGGTGGCCCGCGAGTTGGCCGCCCAGGGCACCAGCCTGGTGGTCGACACGCTCGGCCTGGCTCCCGACGAGAAGGTCCGCCGGCAGCTGCTCTGCATCGCCGGGGCGACCGGCGGCACCTACACCGCGGCGCAGAGCGCCGAGGAGCTGACCGACCGGATCAAGCAACTCGTCGAGCGTGCCGGTGACACGCACACCCTGGCCCCGACCGTGGTCGGCGGCGCGAACGCCTGCGACTCGGCGCCGCTGCTGGCCCCCGGTGTCTACGCCGACCGGGAGGCGTTCTCCGAGCACCGGTACTACCGGGTGCCGGTGCGGCCCGGGCAGGAGCTACGCGCGTCGGTGAGCATGGCTCTGGACCGGCCGGTGAACCGGGACTACGGGGTGCTGCTGCGGGCCACCGCGGCGGACGGCCGGGAACTGGTCCGAGGCGCGGACGCCGGCAGCGGGCGGGCCGACGTGCTCTCCGCCGGGCTGCGCTGGTCGGCCAGCGCCGACGACGAGGACGCCGTCGAGGCCGAGGAGACCGCGACGGCGGTCATCGAGCCCACCACCGTCTGCCTGGTGGTCAGCAACTCCTTCGCCCCACGCCCCGGCACCGCGGCGACGCCCGGCATGCCGGTGGAGCTGACCGTCGACGTGGTCGCCGCCGCGCCCGCGCCGGACGGGCCCGACCTCGGCCGGGGCTGGGCGCTGCTCGCCCTGCTCACCGTGGCCGGCCTGCTCACCGGACTGCTCGCCGGCCTGCTCACCCGCTGGTGGGTCGCCACCTGGAGGACAAACTGA
- the rsmI gene encoding 16S rRNA (cytidine(1402)-2'-O)-methyltransferase, whose product MSEAGRLILLGAPLGNPADASARFREVLTSADVVAAEDTRRLIRLARDLDITVGGRIVSYFEGNEERRTPELVEVILGGYVVALVTDGGMPSVSDPGYRLVRAALDVGAPVTVAPGPSAVTTALAISGLPCDRFCFEGFLPRTPGARRSRLRALAAEERTLVFFEAPHRIGAALADLAETFGADRPAALCRELTKTYEEVLRRPLGELARWAAEGDPRGEITLVVAGAPVTAAERPDDDTLRAAVAEREAAGRSRRDAITDVATEYGLRRRDVYTIVHS is encoded by the coding sequence ATGTCCGAAGCTGGGCGCCTGATCCTGCTCGGCGCCCCGCTCGGCAACCCCGCCGACGCCTCGGCCCGGTTCCGGGAGGTGCTGACCAGTGCCGACGTCGTGGCCGCCGAGGACACTCGCCGGCTCATCCGGCTGGCCCGTGACCTCGACATCACCGTCGGCGGCCGGATCGTCTCCTACTTCGAGGGCAACGAGGAGCGGCGGACCCCCGAGCTGGTCGAGGTCATCCTCGGCGGGTACGTGGTGGCGCTGGTGACCGACGGCGGGATGCCGAGCGTCTCCGACCCCGGCTACCGGCTCGTCCGGGCCGCACTGGACGTCGGGGCGCCGGTCACCGTCGCGCCCGGGCCGAGCGCGGTCACCACCGCGTTGGCGATCTCCGGGCTGCCCTGCGACCGGTTCTGCTTCGAGGGCTTCCTGCCCCGTACCCCCGGCGCCCGCCGATCCCGGCTGCGCGCCCTCGCCGCCGAGGAGCGCACCCTGGTCTTCTTCGAGGCGCCGCACCGGATCGGGGCGGCGCTCGCCGACTTGGCCGAGACGTTCGGCGCGGACCGGCCGGCGGCGCTGTGCCGGGAGCTGACCAAGACCTACGAGGAGGTGCTCCGCCGCCCGCTCGGTGAGCTGGCCCGGTGGGCCGCCGAGGGAGATCCGCGCGGGGAGATCACCCTGGTGGTGGCCGGGGCGCCGGTGACCGCCGCGGAACGCCCCGACGACGACACCCTGCGCGCGGCGGTCGCCGAGCGGGAGGCGGCCGGGCGGTCCCGCCGCGACGCCATCACCGACGTCGCCACCGAGTACGGCCTGCGCCGCCGCGACGTGTACACCATCGTGCACAGCTGA
- a CDS encoding 4'-phosphopantetheinyl transferase family protein — protein MRDLLPPTVAVAVAGSDDWAGELLAAEQACLGERAVQTRRRDFTAGRICARRAMAGLGLPPAAVPAAADRAPVWPAGVVGSITHTTGYCAAAAARSTDVRSVGMDAEQHREVNAGVRRLVLLPEEEETCARLPGGISWPVVLFSAKETVYKVWYPVVGSWLDFHDARLELDPEAGTFTARIAPARVDAAAVADPPATISGRFVVADGLVRTAAVLPLR, from the coding sequence ATGCGTGACCTGCTGCCGCCGACGGTCGCCGTGGCGGTCGCCGGCTCGGACGACTGGGCCGGGGAGCTGCTCGCCGCCGAGCAGGCGTGCCTGGGCGAGCGGGCGGTTCAGACCCGCCGGCGGGACTTCACCGCCGGGCGGATCTGCGCCCGGCGGGCCATGGCCGGTCTCGGCCTGCCGCCGGCCGCCGTGCCGGCCGCCGCCGACCGCGCGCCCGTCTGGCCGGCCGGGGTGGTCGGCAGCATCACCCACACCACCGGCTACTGCGCCGCCGCGGCGGCCCGCAGCACCGACGTCCGATCGGTCGGCATGGACGCCGAACAGCACCGCGAGGTCAATGCGGGAGTACGCCGACTCGTGCTGCTGCCCGAGGAGGAGGAGACCTGCGCACGACTGCCCGGCGGCATCTCCTGGCCGGTCGTGCTGTTCAGCGCCAAGGAGACCGTCTACAAGGTCTGGTACCCGGTCGTCGGAAGCTGGCTCGACTTCCACGACGCCCGGCTGGAGCTGGACCCGGAAGCCGGCACGTTCACCGCCCGGATCGCGCCGGCCCGGGTGGACGCGGCGGCGGTCGCCGACCCGCCCGCCACGATCAGCGGCCGGTTCGTGGTCGCCGACGGGCTGGTCCGCACCGCCGCCGTGCTCCCGCTCCGCTGA
- a CDS encoding TatD family hydrolase, with protein MLSLMSEPTETRRERAARRAGEFPPAPEPLPRPVLDSHTHLDITVSEAGVPGGGPADDPVAVAISLATKVGVDRLVQVGVDVASSRWGAETADRHPAVLATVALHPNEAPRLADLDEALREIESLAARDRVRGIGETGMDFFRTGDEGRAAQEESFRAHIAIAKRYGKALVIHDRDAHADVLRILDDEGAPDTVVLHCFSGDADFARECVRRGYLLSFAGTVTFASATALREAAALTPVDQILVETDAPYLTPTPHRGRPNASYLIPLTVRSLAATTGTDLDELCVAISATGDRVFGPW; from the coding sequence ATGCTGTCGCTGATGAGCGAGCCCACTGAAACCCGCCGAGAGCGTGCCGCACGGCGGGCCGGAGAGTTCCCGCCCGCCCCCGAGCCGCTGCCCCGGCCGGTCCTGGACAGCCACACTCACCTGGACATCACCGTCAGCGAGGCCGGTGTACCCGGCGGCGGGCCGGCCGACGACCCGGTCGCCGTGGCGATCTCGCTGGCCACGAAGGTCGGCGTGGACCGGCTGGTCCAGGTGGGGGTGGACGTGGCGTCCTCCCGGTGGGGTGCGGAGACCGCCGACCGGCATCCCGCGGTGCTGGCCACGGTGGCGCTGCACCCCAACGAGGCCCCCCGCCTCGCCGACCTCGACGAAGCGCTGCGGGAGATCGAGTCACTCGCCGCCCGCGACCGGGTCCGGGGGATCGGCGAGACCGGGATGGACTTCTTCCGCACCGGCGACGAGGGGCGCGCCGCGCAGGAGGAGAGCTTCCGGGCGCACATCGCCATTGCCAAGCGGTACGGCAAGGCGCTGGTGATCCACGACCGGGACGCGCACGCCGACGTGCTGCGGATCCTCGACGACGAGGGTGCGCCGGACACCGTGGTGCTGCACTGCTTCTCCGGTGACGCCGACTTCGCCCGCGAGTGCGTCCGCCGCGGCTACCTGCTCAGCTTCGCCGGCACCGTCACCTTCGCCAGTGCCACCGCGCTGCGCGAGGCCGCCGCGCTCACCCCGGTGGACCAGATCCTGGTGGAGACCGACGCCCCCTACCTCACCCCGACGCCCCACCGCGGCCGGCCGAACGCCTCGTACCTGATCCCGCTCACCGTCCGCTCGCTCGCCGCGACCACCGGCACCGACCTGGACGAGCTGTGTGTGGCCATCTCCGCCACCGGCGACCGCGTCTTCGGCCCCTGGTGA
- a CDS encoding peptidase — MRTALFRSLAAVLAAGGSALLPAAAVAAPTPSPGATPVTRAGTSFLTATPITAGQPVRVDASVGDHLYWSFPAMAGQVQEISATVTFPKARSGASTWTVDVFDGLRRRQACTAGAQTPTVDAQASSVALGCTLREVRPWAEPWSADPLPGTYVVRLSVVDLPEPDLGAPIDVDLLVGTVADRGASADDGELAAPLVPNTRAGAVLNAVPAADAEADDEGDSPADWLPELGSRWVWTGIGGVLAAVAGVVGFALTRRPRRA, encoded by the coding sequence ATGCGTACCGCACTGTTCCGGTCGCTGGCGGCGGTCCTCGCCGCCGGCGGGTCCGCGCTGCTGCCCGCGGCGGCCGTCGCCGCCCCCACCCCCTCGCCGGGCGCCACGCCGGTGACCCGGGCGGGCACGTCGTTCCTGACCGCCACGCCGATCACCGCCGGGCAACCGGTGCGGGTGGACGCCTCGGTCGGCGACCACCTCTACTGGTCCTTCCCGGCAATGGCCGGGCAGGTGCAGGAGATCAGCGCCACCGTCACCTTCCCGAAGGCGCGCAGCGGTGCCTCCACCTGGACCGTCGACGTCTTCGACGGACTGCGCCGGCGGCAGGCGTGCACCGCCGGGGCGCAGACCCCGACCGTGGACGCGCAGGCGTCGAGCGTGGCGTTGGGCTGCACGCTGCGCGAGGTGCGGCCCTGGGCGGAGCCGTGGTCGGCCGATCCGCTGCCCGGCACGTACGTCGTCCGGCTTTCCGTGGTGGACCTGCCGGAGCCGGACCTGGGCGCGCCGATCGACGTGGACCTGCTGGTCGGCACCGTCGCCGACCGGGGCGCCTCGGCCGACGACGGCGAGCTGGCGGCGCCGCTGGTGCCGAACACCAGGGCGGGCGCGGTGCTCAACGCCGTACCGGCGGCCGACGCCGAGGCCGACGACGAGGGTGACTCCCCGGCGGACTGGCTGCCGGAGCTCGGCTCGCGCTGGGTCTGGACCGGCATCGGCGGTGTGCTCGCCGCGGTGGCCGGCGTGGTCGGCTTCGCCCTGACCCGGCGCCCCCGGCGCGCCTGA